A stretch of the Streptomyces sp. NBC_00078 genome encodes the following:
- a CDS encoding acyl-ACP desaturase: protein MTQLDLLAELEPVVEQNLNRHLATAKEWFPHEYVPWSAGRDFDTEPWEPGQSRLSPAAQAALEINLLTEDNLPSYHHIIAERFGLDGPWGTWVHRWTAEEGRHGQALRDYLLVTRGVDPIGLERTRMAAVGIGYPGRGDDPLSSVVYVTFQELATRVAHRNAGRACGDPIADRLLARIAVDENLHMVFYRTLVETALNIDPSATVIAVERILREFAMPGRGIPGFARRSLAVARSGIFNLRTHHDEVASPLLRYLKVLDTGGLDAQAGAAQERLGEFMADLDRAAARQTEQIEAANARDRAAHPITRRTS from the coding sequence GTGACACAACTCGATTTGCTCGCCGAGCTCGAACCGGTGGTCGAGCAGAACCTCAACCGCCATCTGGCGACCGCCAAGGAGTGGTTTCCGCACGAGTACGTGCCCTGGTCCGCGGGGCGCGACTTCGACACCGAGCCGTGGGAGCCGGGTCAGTCGCGCCTTTCGCCCGCGGCGCAGGCGGCGTTGGAGATCAATCTGCTCACCGAGGACAATCTGCCCTCCTACCACCACATCATCGCCGAGCGGTTCGGCCTGGACGGACCGTGGGGCACCTGGGTGCACCGGTGGACCGCTGAGGAAGGCAGGCACGGACAGGCGCTGCGCGACTATCTGCTGGTGACCCGGGGCGTCGATCCGATCGGCCTGGAGCGCACCCGGATGGCCGCGGTCGGGATCGGCTACCCGGGCCGCGGAGACGATCCGCTCAGCTCCGTCGTCTACGTCACCTTCCAGGAGCTGGCCACCCGCGTCGCGCACCGCAACGCCGGCCGCGCCTGCGGCGATCCGATCGCCGACCGGCTGCTGGCCAGGATCGCCGTCGACGAGAACCTGCACATGGTGTTCTACCGCACCCTGGTGGAGACCGCGCTGAACATAGACCCGTCGGCGACGGTCATCGCCGTGGAGCGGATCCTGCGCGAATTCGCCATGCCAGGACGCGGCATTCCCGGCTTCGCCCGGCGCAGCCTGGCCGTGGCCAGATCAGGGATCTTCAATCTGCGCACCCACCACGACGAGGTCGCCTCGCCGTTGCTGCGTTACCTGAAAGTCCTGGACACGGGCGGTCTCGACGCGCAGGCCGGCGCCGCACAGGAGCGGCTCGGTGAGTTCATGGCCGATTTGGACCGGGCGGCCGCCCGGCAGACCGAACAGATCGAGGCGGCGAACGCGAGAGACCGTGCCGCCCACCCCATCACAAGGAGGACATCATGA
- a CDS encoding acyl carrier protein, whose amino-acid sequence MTIPAEQAKPLTRQEATTKVAEIFELIAAIPAAELTPERGLVDDLGIDSLTMMELAVTIQDELQVSVSDDKIKDLRTVGDIIDLVAEAR is encoded by the coding sequence ATGACCATACCCGCCGAGCAGGCCAAGCCCCTGACCAGGCAGGAAGCCACGACCAAGGTGGCGGAGATCTTCGAGTTGATCGCCGCGATCCCGGCGGCCGAGCTCACTCCGGAGCGAGGGCTCGTCGATGACCTGGGGATCGACTCGCTGACGATGATGGAGCTTGCCGTCACGATCCAGGACGAGCTGCAGGTCTCCGTCTCCGACGACAAGATCAAGGACCTGCGTACGGTCGGCGACATCATCGATCTGGTCGCCGAGGCGAGGTGA
- a CDS encoding Nramp family divalent metal transporter gives MAYVDPGNFAASAAAGAGVGYALMWAALTASVAAAFVQYLAAKLGAVSGAGLSQLCRERLRPAAVWPLWLQAELVCAATDLAEVAGTATALNMLTGMPLLAGGLLAGAVGFLIMAATPGGRRGVERVMATALTTVFVCFAAVVTVVRPSVHGAAAGLAPQLPAGDGAALMAGLVGATIMPHVIYLHSALAARTPRVDADAGVRAHRLNVMTAMTVAGIVNLAMLAIFAAALHGRADASVTMEQTHHILAAQSPTAALILALALLVAGLASTGVGVYAGQEVMRGFLRRSPPATVRRLVTLVPSLILLSAGVSPTRALLLSQIVLSFGVPFGLAPLIWLSRRKDVMGERRAGVWTTAVATALSCALVALNVWTIAEAV, from the coding sequence ATGGCCTATGTGGATCCCGGCAACTTCGCGGCGAGCGCCGCCGCCGGGGCCGGGGTCGGGTACGCACTGATGTGGGCGGCGCTCACCGCGAGCGTCGCCGCGGCATTCGTGCAGTATCTTGCGGCCAAGCTCGGCGCCGTCAGCGGCGCGGGTCTGTCCCAGCTCTGCCGGGAGCGGCTACGGCCGGCCGCGGTGTGGCCGCTGTGGCTGCAGGCCGAGTTGGTGTGCGCTGCCACCGACCTGGCCGAGGTGGCCGGCACGGCCACCGCCCTGAACATGCTCACCGGCATGCCGCTGCTCGCCGGCGGGCTGCTCGCCGGTGCGGTCGGTTTCCTGATCATGGCTGCCACGCCGGGCGGCCGGCGCGGGGTGGAACGGGTGATGGCCACGGCGCTGACGACGGTGTTCGTCTGCTTCGCCGCCGTCGTCACCGTCGTACGTCCGTCGGTCCACGGGGCCGCGGCCGGACTCGCTCCGCAGCTGCCCGCCGGCGACGGGGCCGCCCTGATGGCCGGCCTGGTCGGCGCGACGATCATGCCGCATGTGATCTATCTGCACTCGGCGTTGGCCGCGCGGACGCCCCGCGTCGACGCCGACGCGGGGGTCAGGGCGCACCGGCTGAACGTGATGACCGCGATGACCGTCGCCGGCATCGTCAACCTCGCGATGCTCGCCATCTTCGCCGCGGCACTGCACGGACGCGCCGACGCCTCGGTGACGATGGAGCAGACGCATCACATCCTGGCGGCACAGAGCCCCACGGCCGCACTGATCCTGGCCCTGGCGCTGCTCGTGGCCGGACTCGCCTCGACCGGAGTCGGCGTCTACGCCGGCCAGGAGGTGATGCGCGGCTTCCTGCGGCGTTCGCCTCCCGCGACGGTACGCCGGCTGGTCACACTCGTCCCGTCGCTGATTCTGCTGAGCGCCGGGGTCAGCCCCACCCGGGCGCTGCTGTTGTCTCAGATCGTGCTCTCGTTCGGAGTCCCGTTCGGCCTGGCACCGTTGATCTGGCTCTCACGCCGCAAGGACGTGATGGGCGAACGCCGGGCCGGCGTCTGGACGACAGCGGTGGCGACGGCACTGTCCTGCGCGCTGGTCGCGTTGAACGTGTGGACCATTGCGGAAGCCGTGTGA
- a CDS encoding AfsR/SARP family transcriptional regulator, which produces MELRILGPIEAWHSNEEIRLDGTKQRTFLASLLLGRGRIVHDVRLAEHLWGTNPPSTLDAQLYTYASRLRSYLDGHVRVVRRAPGYLLHTDGAWIDIVEFDRQRRRGDAARDGGHYAAAAAAYRDALALWRGPALAGGADPLISAEAAALEETRLAVLERRIEAEVELGRAVELLPELRSLVSCHPLHEGFRASLMAALYGANRQSEALLEYDKMRRILQEELGVYPGPGLSRLFQGILAGELPQKVA; this is translated from the coding sequence ATGGAATTGCGCATTCTTGGGCCGATCGAAGCCTGGCATTCCAACGAAGAAATACGACTTGACGGGACCAAACAACGAACATTCTTGGCTTCATTGCTGCTCGGTCGGGGACGCATCGTTCATGACGTCCGGCTGGCCGAACATCTGTGGGGAACGAATCCGCCGTCCACGCTGGACGCCCAGCTCTACACGTACGCCTCGCGACTGCGTTCCTACCTGGACGGGCATGTGCGCGTTGTGCGCCGGGCTCCGGGGTATCTGCTGCACACCGACGGAGCGTGGATCGACATCGTCGAGTTCGACAGGCAGCGCCGTCGGGGCGACGCGGCACGGGACGGAGGCCACTACGCGGCAGCCGCCGCTGCCTACCGCGACGCGCTGGCGCTGTGGCGAGGACCCGCGCTCGCCGGGGGCGCCGACCCGCTGATCAGCGCCGAGGCCGCCGCCCTGGAGGAGACGCGGCTGGCGGTGCTGGAACGGCGCATCGAGGCCGAGGTCGAACTGGGCCGTGCCGTCGAACTCCTGCCGGAGCTACGCTCGCTGGTGTCCTGCCATCCCCTGCACGAAGGCTTCCGGGCTTCGCTCATGGCCGCCCTCTACGGGGCGAACCGCCAGTCGGAGGCCCTGCTCGAATACGACAAGATGCGCCGCATCCTGCAAGAGGAGCTCGGCGTGTATCCGGGGCCGGGGCTCAGCAGGCTGTTTCAGGGGATCCTGGCCGGCGAACTGCCCCAGAAGGTCGCCTGA
- a CDS encoding sensor histidine kinase → MPASAPRSAWFAWPLRTARALGLVLVIAESLTGHPAPGAEGRGLAIALALSVAALCWALCVFAEVLDRRVLTLALGGLAAGGGLLASLQHHGVSLVFGCLAGFMAGYLLELTAALGVTALACLGASCGQLAVGGSTAKLAVSLLLYCWFFFAGRVRDDYSARARQAEQLLAQSARLSIEEARVAALAERARIAREIHDVLAHSMASLSVQLQAASALLDSDGLPEHPDLATASTCVRRASSLAREGLIETRRAIHALREDHEDDAVQLPALLATLAEDYQDADGSAATLAVTGDVKALPAQAGLALLRTAQEALTNVRKHAPDAPVSITLDYQDTETRLTVTNPASDAAAPLADTGAGYGLTGLRERAELAGGQLSAGPLDGGWQLTARIPS, encoded by the coding sequence ATGCCCGCTTCAGCCCCGCGGTCCGCGTGGTTCGCCTGGCCCTTGCGGACCGCGCGCGCCCTCGGCCTCGTTCTGGTCATTGCGGAGAGCCTCACCGGGCATCCGGCTCCGGGCGCCGAGGGCCGTGGACTCGCCATCGCGTTGGCGTTGTCGGTCGCCGCGCTGTGCTGGGCGTTGTGCGTCTTCGCCGAGGTGCTCGACCGGCGCGTCCTGACGCTGGCGCTCGGCGGTCTGGCGGCGGGCGGCGGCCTGCTCGCCTCACTGCAACACCACGGTGTCAGCCTGGTGTTCGGCTGCCTGGCCGGGTTCATGGCCGGCTACCTGCTGGAGCTGACGGCCGCCCTCGGTGTCACAGCGCTCGCCTGCCTGGGCGCGTCGTGCGGGCAGCTCGCCGTGGGCGGCAGCACGGCCAAACTCGCCGTCAGCCTGTTGCTGTACTGCTGGTTCTTCTTCGCCGGACGCGTCCGCGACGACTACTCCGCGCGCGCTCGACAGGCCGAGCAGTTACTTGCGCAGAGTGCGAGGTTGTCCATAGAGGAGGCAAGGGTGGCCGCGTTGGCCGAGCGTGCGCGGATCGCCCGGGAGATCCACGATGTGCTCGCACATTCGATGGCTTCGCTGTCAGTGCAGTTGCAGGCCGCCTCGGCACTGCTCGACAGTGATGGTCTGCCTGAGCATCCGGATCTCGCGACGGCGTCCACCTGCGTCAGACGGGCCAGCAGTCTTGCGCGTGAAGGGCTGATCGAGACCAGGCGCGCCATCCACGCCTTGCGTGAGGACCATGAGGACGACGCCGTGCAACTACCGGCGCTGCTCGCCACGTTGGCCGAGGACTATCAGGACGCCGACGGCTCGGCCGCGACCCTGGCGGTCACGGGCGACGTCAAGGCGTTGCCCGCGCAAGCCGGACTGGCGCTGTTGCGTACGGCTCAGGAGGCGTTGACCAACGTCCGCAAGCACGCGCCGGACGCGCCGGTGTCGATCACCCTGGACTATCAGGACACGGAGACGAGACTCACGGTGACCAATCCGGCGTCCGACGCGGCGGCACCGCTGGCCGACACCGGCGCGGGCTACGGCCTGACCGGGTTGCGCGAGCGGGCCGAGCTGGCCGGCGGGCAACTCAGCGCGGGCCCGCTGGACGGCGGCTGGCAGCTTACGGCGAGGATTCCGTCATGA
- a CDS encoding response regulator transcription factor has product MSVPSSAQSAQAPIRIVIADDQTAVREGLGLLLGLLPEIEVVAQVGDGDAAMEAVARHAPQVVLMDLHMPRRDGIEATRAIRADHPDVQVVILTTYDDDASILHALQAGALGFLTKDATQAEIGRALAAAAAGQAILDPAVQTRLLAAAAGGPLLSQDPGGLTARETDVLRLIVQGQTNREIAHTLFVTEATVKTHINRIFAKTGSRDRAAAVHYARSRGITDITDIPDRPASG; this is encoded by the coding sequence ATGAGTGTCCCAAGCAGTGCCCAGAGCGCGCAGGCGCCGATCCGGATCGTGATCGCCGACGATCAGACCGCTGTCCGTGAAGGTTTGGGTCTCCTGCTCGGCCTGCTGCCCGAGATCGAGGTGGTGGCCCAGGTCGGCGACGGCGACGCGGCGATGGAAGCGGTTGCCCGGCACGCGCCGCAGGTGGTGTTGATGGATCTGCACATGCCGCGCCGCGACGGGATCGAAGCCACCAGGGCGATCCGCGCCGACCATCCGGATGTGCAGGTGGTCATCCTGACCACCTACGACGATGACGCGTCGATCCTGCACGCCCTGCAAGCCGGGGCGCTGGGCTTTCTGACCAAGGACGCCACCCAGGCCGAGATCGGCCGTGCCCTGGCGGCCGCTGCCGCAGGCCAGGCCATCCTCGACCCGGCCGTGCAGACCCGACTGCTGGCCGCGGCCGCCGGCGGCCCCCTGCTGTCGCAGGACCCGGGCGGTCTGACCGCGCGCGAGACCGACGTACTGCGGCTGATCGTGCAGGGCCAGACCAACCGGGAGATCGCGCACACCCTGTTCGTCACGGAAGCCACGGTGAAGACGCACATCAACCGTATCTTCGCCAAGACCGGAAGCCGGGACAGAGCCGCCGCGGTCCACTACGCACGCTCCCGAGGCATCACGGACATCACGGATATCCCGGACCGGCCCGCATCGGGATGA
- a CDS encoding substrate-binding domain-containing protein, protein MDDVPDGVPYVGATNFRGGRSAARHVAGLGHRRIAMISGPDHAFCLARVAGYRSVLETAGLPADLELIIRTGLTREDGQAAADKLLARPDRPTAIFTANDLQALGVYQAARDAGLRIPEDLSVVGYDDVPVVAWADPPLTTVHQPLAEMAAAATELALKLGRGEQVPQLGLEIATRLVVRESTAPPPQD, encoded by the coding sequence ATGGACGACGTCCCCGACGGCGTCCCGTACGTCGGCGCCACCAACTTCAGGGGCGGTCGGTCCGCGGCACGCCACGTGGCCGGCCTCGGCCACCGGCGTATCGCGATGATCAGCGGTCCCGATCACGCGTTCTGCCTGGCGCGGGTGGCCGGCTACCGCTCGGTGCTGGAGACGGCCGGGCTTCCGGCGGACCTGGAACTGATCATCCGCACGGGACTCACCCGGGAGGACGGACAGGCCGCGGCGGACAAACTCCTTGCCCGCCCCGACCGGCCGACCGCGATCTTCACGGCGAACGACCTGCAGGCGCTCGGCGTCTACCAGGCGGCGCGCGATGCCGGGCTGCGCATCCCGGAGGACCTGAGCGTGGTCGGCTACGACGATGTGCCGGTCGTGGCCTGGGCGGACCCGCCGCTGACGACCGTGCACCAGCCGCTCGCCGAAATGGCCGCAGCGGCAACGGAGTTGGCCCTGAAGCTCGGCCGCGGCGAGCAGGTCCCCCAGCTCGGCCTGGAGATCGCCACACGTCTCGTGGTCCGTGAGAGCACGGCCCCACCGCCGCAGGACTGA
- a CDS encoding phytanoyl-CoA dioxygenase family protein produces the protein MEEAENETKKTLQAGGALLSSVQMARFVARGSLRLDAVVPPEMNAQALRVLADGIAPVPYGTPVTQAFAPGSFARRLLELPAVAGALHSLVGPGPTVDHHAVHTREPHEGQAQPLHADAIIDVRPDAFDVQLMYYPQAVTLEMGGTLSVPGSHLRRINESDTGRYQNLRGQDRLVCPAGTVVFLHHGIWHGGRRNDSDIRRYMFKIRFNPRVRQRLLWDTTDLHDPRVHTELDATFPWYEQAAGRLERYNRVLLWRELTGDDAFDIDYWVTRTANRPKAPADIRPQETAA, from the coding sequence ATGGAAGAAGCCGAGAACGAGACGAAGAAGACACTGCAGGCGGGCGGAGCGCTGCTCAGTTCGGTGCAGATGGCACGCTTCGTGGCGCGCGGGTCGCTGCGCCTCGACGCGGTGGTCCCGCCCGAGATGAACGCCCAGGCGCTGCGGGTGCTCGCGGACGGCATTGCGCCGGTGCCGTACGGAACACCCGTGACCCAGGCCTTCGCACCGGGGTCCTTCGCCCGCCGACTGCTGGAACTACCTGCAGTAGCAGGGGCGTTGCACAGCCTTGTCGGTCCGGGCCCGACCGTCGACCACCACGCCGTGCACACCCGCGAGCCGCACGAAGGACAGGCCCAGCCGCTGCACGCGGACGCCATCATCGACGTACGGCCGGACGCCTTCGACGTCCAGCTCATGTACTACCCGCAGGCGGTGACCCTGGAGATGGGCGGCACGCTCAGCGTGCCCGGCAGCCATCTGCGGCGGATCAACGAGTCCGACACCGGCCGCTACCAGAATCTGCGCGGCCAGGACCGCCTTGTCTGCCCGGCCGGAACTGTGGTGTTCCTGCACCACGGGATCTGGCACGGTGGCCGTCGCAACGACAGTGACATCCGCCGCTACATGTTCAAGATCCGGTTCAACCCCCGGGTGCGGCAGCGGCTGCTGTGGGACACCACGGACCTGCACGACCCCCGCGTGCACACCGAACTGGACGCGACGTTCCCCTGGTACGAGCAGGCGGCGGGCCGACTGGAGCGGTACAACCGCGTCCTGCTGTGGCGCGAGCTGACCGGTGACGACGCATTCGACATCGACTACTGGGTGACCAGGACCGCCAACCGCCCCAAGGCACCCGCCGACATCCGCCCTCAGGAGACAGCCGCATGA
- a CDS encoding AraC family transcriptional regulator codes for MTELQPVRTAFVRLDDPPVPAAIGIGVHGPAGRVDEFKLPDLWQLHLYDYEADLRVGGVEYAIRPGSVSLVPPGTPVRYRYRGRSEHLYVHLRLGACGEPREVATVQHAGAQTVVLDRQLRQALAAWPHATGRAVAEVWAALWRVAELDPPRDRTAQAAHPAVAVAVALIEARLAEPLTVPEIAREAGVSHNHLTRLFRAATGQTVIGYVRARRMAQARHLLRASTLSVSAVAATVGIPDLQAFNKACRRELGASPRAVREGSGG; via the coding sequence GTGACTGAACTTCAGCCCGTACGGACGGCATTCGTGCGGCTCGACGATCCGCCGGTTCCGGCGGCCATCGGTATCGGCGTGCACGGACCGGCCGGCCGGGTGGACGAGTTCAAGCTGCCGGACCTCTGGCAGCTCCATCTCTACGACTACGAGGCCGACCTGAGAGTGGGCGGCGTCGAGTACGCCATCCGCCCCGGCAGTGTCAGCCTGGTGCCACCCGGAACGCCGGTGCGCTACCGCTACCGGGGGCGCTCCGAACACCTCTACGTCCATCTGCGGCTCGGCGCGTGCGGAGAGCCGCGTGAGGTGGCGACGGTTCAGCATGCCGGGGCCCAGACCGTCGTGCTGGACCGGCAGTTGCGGCAGGCACTGGCTGCCTGGCCGCACGCGACGGGGCGGGCGGTGGCCGAGGTGTGGGCCGCGCTGTGGCGGGTGGCCGAGCTCGACCCGCCCCGCGACCGGACCGCGCAGGCCGCCCATCCGGCGGTGGCCGTGGCGGTGGCCCTGATCGAGGCGCGGCTCGCGGAGCCGCTGACCGTACCCGAGATCGCGAGGGAGGCCGGAGTCTCCCACAACCACCTGACGCGCCTGTTCCGCGCGGCCACCGGGCAGACGGTGATCGGTTATGTCCGTGCGCGCAGGATGGCGCAGGCCCGGCACCTGCTGCGGGCCAGCACCTTGTCCGTCTCCGCCGTCGCCGCGACCGTCGGCATCCCCGACCTGCAGGCGTTCAACAAGGCCTGCCGCCGTGAACTCGGAGCCTCCCCGCGCGCCGTCAGGGAAGGAAGCGGAGGGTGA